In Streptomyces sp. NBC_01707, a genomic segment contains:
- a CDS encoding LCP family protein — translation MSDRPGGWTDDNRDDRYGQGSDSAQPEGARVMRHVQRHPAPPQQRPAPPRQYPAPPQQRRPEPPRYSDGYDDNAGYGNGYSDGQVYGGGNGGGRGYGGGDGGYVQGRPAPDWRRRIKIGALTLVVVVLAVSIGTYFWADSKLKREVDLSNVIERPGEGDGTNYLIVGSDSRAGMSAEDKKRLHTGSAEGKRTDSMMILHDGSNGPTLISLPRDSNVEIPSYKGSDSGKLYPGRGRFTKLNAAYAEDGPELLVRTVEFNTGLHIDHYVEIGFGGFAKIVDAIGGVELDIPKAFKDKNSGADFQAGKQTLNGEQSLAFVRTRYAFAGSDLDRTKNQQKFLAALASQTATPSTILNPFKLYPTMGAGLDTLIVDKDMSLWDLGNMFFAMKGVTGGDGKSMNMPISGSTGGNLVWDKAKVKQLVQQLNDDEKVTVSSN, via the coding sequence ATGAGCGACAGGCCCGGTGGATGGACCGACGACAACCGCGACGACCGCTACGGACAGGGCAGTGACAGCGCCCAGCCCGAAGGTGCCCGTGTGATGCGGCACGTCCAGCGGCACCCCGCACCGCCGCAGCAGCGCCCGGCGCCGCCGCGGCAGTATCCGGCGCCGCCGCAGCAGCGCCGTCCGGAGCCGCCGCGGTACTCCGACGGCTATGACGACAACGCTGGGTACGGCAACGGTTACAGCGACGGTCAGGTCTACGGCGGCGGCAACGGCGGCGGCCGGGGTTACGGCGGCGGTGACGGCGGTTACGTCCAGGGCCGGCCCGCACCGGACTGGCGCCGTCGAATAAAGATCGGCGCGCTGACCCTCGTGGTCGTGGTGCTGGCCGTCTCCATCGGCACGTACTTCTGGGCCGACTCCAAGCTGAAGCGCGAGGTCGACCTCTCCAACGTGATCGAGCGTCCCGGCGAGGGCGACGGCACCAACTACCTGATCGTCGGTTCCGACAGTCGCGCGGGCATGTCGGCCGAGGACAAGAAGCGGCTCCACACCGGCTCCGCCGAGGGCAAGCGGACCGACTCGATGATGATCCTGCACGACGGATCGAACGGCCCGACACTGATCTCCCTGCCGCGTGACTCGAACGTGGAGATCCCCTCGTACAAGGGCTCCGACTCGGGCAAGCTCTACCCGGGCCGCGGCCGCTTCACCAAGCTGAACGCCGCCTACGCGGAGGACGGCCCGGAACTGCTGGTCCGTACCGTCGAGTTCAACACCGGCCTGCACATCGACCACTACGTCGAGATCGGCTTCGGCGGCTTCGCCAAGATCGTGGACGCGATCGGCGGGGTGGAACTCGACATCCCCAAGGCTTTCAAGGACAAGAACTCCGGCGCCGACTTCCAGGCCGGCAAGCAGACGCTGAACGGCGAGCAGTCGCTCGCCTTCGTGCGGACCCGGTACGCGTTCGCGGGCAGCGACCTGGACCGTACGAAGAACCAGCAGAAGTTCCTTGCGGCGCTGGCGAGCCAGACGGCGACGCCGTCCACGATCCTCAACCCGTTCAAGCTGTACCCGACGATGGGCGCCGGCCTCGACACCCTCATCGTCGACAAGGACATGTCGCTGTGGGACCTGGGCAACATGTTCTTCGCGATGAAGGGCGTCACGGGCGGTGACGGC